In the genome of Vanessa cardui chromosome 18, ilVanCard2.1, whole genome shotgun sequence, the window AGACAAGTTGTTGTAAAGATTTTTAACATCTTCAAACACTTTTTCTGGAGCCACTTCAGCATTGATCCTACGTACAAGCCCCTGTTTATCATAATAGTTAATTATAGGCATGGTATCATTGATATAAGTATTAAATCTCTTCTTGAGGCTCTCCATGTTATCGTCCGAGCGACCGCTGCCAGCTGCGCCTCGTTTCAAGCACCGTTCAGTACAGATATCTCGAGAGCACTCGAAgaataatacaaacaataatttcgttTTATCAGACATGACACGTTCCCAGCCttctaaattatctttattgCGAGGAAAACCGTCGATCAGGAATCGTGACTGCCCAGACTTTTGAATAGCTTTATGTATGAGCGAACATGTAACTTCAACAGGAACGATTTCCCCATTCCGAATCTTTTCCTCGATCATTTCACCATACTCAGAGCCTGGTCTTTGGCGCTCCTCGCGTAATAAATCCCCTGCAGAAAGGTGTACGAATCCAAATTCCTTAGAAATAAGAGAGCACTGTGTTCCTTTACCGGCACCGGGGGCACCAAGTACGAATACCACTTCAGGCAACATTTTAGTAATATAACTGGAAAACTGACGGATACACCTATACCACATGAAACAGTGAAGctgaatgaatttaatttaaatggttTTAAAAAACATGCGCACAATTGCGACCTTGAGTATTTCGATTTTGACGAATGTATCATATATGTCGTATGACAGAACTAGTGATGTGAAAACGAATTATTTCTGCGAATACTCTTTTGTCGATCGAGTCGAGTGACCATCCGTTATCGACTTAGCGCTAAGTTTTGACTActtttatatcttataatttactactgcaaaatttatattgataccAACATCGTACTTAATACTACTtacatagaaattattttactttaatttaaaataggcagttttgtattaaaatgcCATCACTTATATGTCATGCATGTATTTATACATCTTaaagtaaatttgaatttaaaatcgctttttaaaataatgttattttttcgaATAATGTTAAAACtgcgaattaattaaaatttatgaactAACCAAATGCAATAAAAGCAAACATTAAACTGACAGTAAGCccttttgctttttatttttcttcacttTTCATAttgtagtaaattatatatgtgataaattatttactttcgCTTCCCAGTGTGTTTGTCTAGTTACATACAATGAACATTTACGTAATTGACTTGATAGAATTATCAAGTGAATTATATCAAATAAGTGTATCTCTGTAGTTTCATAATTGTGCGCCGCTAAAgccataacaaaagaaaaatcataattgtacatacatattttttcaatcTATTTACAGAATGGGTTAAtcgtatttttatgaatatcttAAGTTAGAGGCGATGCTAAGCAAAACTTTTTCTGGAAAATACATACTTTTAAGTGCGTTTGGAACTGCTAATGCAATTAAAAAGCATAATTTGGTATTTGATTGCTTTAAGACTAATTAAAATAGTGGCAGAGTGCACTAGAACCGACAAGAGAGCGATG includes:
- the LOC124537285 gene encoding UMP-CMP kinase; protein product: MWYRCIRQFSSYITKMLPEVVFVLGAPGAGKGTQCSLISKEFGFVHLSAGDLLREERQRPGSEYGEMIEEKIRNGEIVPVEVTCSLIHKAIQKSGQSRFLIDGFPRNKDNLEGWERVMSDKTKLLFVLFFECSRDICTERCLKRGAAGSGRSDDNMESLKKRFNTYINDTMPIINYYDKQGLVRRINAEVAPEKVFEDVKNLYNNLSKAES